Proteins encoded within one genomic window of Candidatus Nezhaarchaeota archaeon:
- the tsaA gene encoding tRNA (N6-threonylcarbamoyladenosine(37)-N6)-methyltransferase TrmO: MFGLSVEGTALQLKPIGVVHVNLSDEEVKASLKGVEGILEVYEEYAEGLHGIEGFSHLMIITLLHKVSDAQRKTLKVKPKRLKLLGLNEEDIPEVGVFCTDSPHRPNPLALTIVELVEVNGRFLKVRGLDLFNGTPILDIKPYTPSRRVEILKLPEWYQRILKKLREKNPDVKDF; this comes from the coding sequence ATGTTTGGGCTGTCCGTGGAGGGGACTGCTCTTCAACTTAAGCCCATAGGTGTGGTGCATGTCAATTTAAGCGACGAGGAGGTTAAAGCCAGCTTAAAGGGGGTTGAGGGCATATTAGAGGTCTACGAAGAGTATGCTGAGGGTCTACATGGGATAGAGGGCTTCTCTCACCTAATGATCATAACGTTATTGCATAAGGTTTCAGATGCTCAAAGAAAAACGTTGAAGGTGAAACCAAAGCGCCTCAAACTTCTCGGGCTCAATGAGGAGGATATACCCGAAGTAGGCGTCTTCTGCACGGACTCACCCCATAGACCCAACCCTCTAGCCTTAACGATAGTCGAGCTCGTAGAGGTTAATGGAAGGTTCTTGAAGGTTAGAGGTTTAGACCTCTTCAACGGAACACCAATCTTAGACATAAAGCCGTACACCCCCTCAAGGAGGGTTGAGATCTTAAAGCTGCCTGAGTGGTATCAAAGGATTTTGAAGAAGTTGAGGGAGAAAAATCCTGATGTCAAGGACTTCTAG
- a CDS encoding ATPase domain-containing protein, with the protein MKIPERTPIGIEGLDANFRGGVPKGSMIVLAGEPGTGKTTFAAHFLYHGAIDYNEKGMYVSFIEDRRTFMNNMRTLGFDFEELEREGKFRFLEMLTVKDVGVPETLNVILKEMMDFEARRLVLDSFTALAQAVRESHEVRVILHTFLSRFIKSRECTTIIVIEKPHGLPGIGLGIEEFVADCMIVLRREWFGERSIRVLSVLKSRGIVPQEPQLLFTIKDGFKCFVPFTPKEVKEKSCFKPIPDTNDKYSSGSKDVDEALGGGYPKGALVLIEVDPSASPYYKYIIAPTMWNFLIKKRGLFIVPPPGVEETLIRKLIEDGGFVMDEVTDYVRIFLREVTESKLRSYVVPVGGDDIDADLLKYELVGRELRKVTGRGNTLYIFGMDTLVDWYGEKGAFTMIRIAANAIRRGQHLGLMILKPGTPELSRAVAAAAEVHLKLVQEFGCLLLYGIKPRTPIHVVELDVSSGYPQPKLTPLQ; encoded by the coding sequence ATGAAAATCCCCGAAAGGACGCCTATTGGAATAGAAGGATTAGATGCGAATTTTAGAGGTGGTGTTCCTAAGGGTAGCATGATAGTGTTAGCCGGTGAGCCGGGGACTGGGAAGACTACCTTCGCAGCCCACTTTCTATATCATGGTGCCATTGATTACAACGAGAAGGGCATGTACGTGAGCTTCATAGAGGATAGAAGGACGTTCATGAACAACATGCGCACCCTCGGCTTTGACTTCGAAGAACTTGAGAGAGAAGGCAAGTTTCGCTTCTTAGAGATGCTAACAGTAAAAGATGTAGGGGTGCCAGAGACCTTAAACGTGATATTGAAGGAGATGATGGACTTTGAAGCTCGAAGGTTGGTGTTAGACTCGTTTACGGCCTTGGCTCAAGCAGTTAGAGAGAGCCACGAAGTAAGGGTCATTTTGCACACGTTTTTAAGTAGGTTCATAAAGTCTCGAGAATGCACGACGATAATCGTTATCGAGAAACCTCATGGACTACCTGGGATAGGCTTAGGAATAGAAGAGTTCGTAGCTGATTGTATGATAGTACTCAGAAGGGAGTGGTTTGGAGAGAGGTCTATTAGAGTGCTCAGTGTGCTAAAGTCGAGGGGCATCGTGCCCCAAGAACCTCAATTGCTATTCACGATTAAGGATGGTTTCAAATGTTTCGTGCCTTTTACTCCTAAAGAGGTTAAGGAGAAGAGCTGCTTCAAGCCAATACCGGACACTAACGACAAGTATTCTAGTGGCTCAAAAGATGTGGACGAGGCATTGGGAGGAGGCTATCCAAAGGGTGCTCTAGTGCTCATAGAAGTCGATCCAAGCGCATCACCTTACTACAAGTATATCATTGCCCCAACTATGTGGAACTTCTTAATTAAGAAGAGAGGTCTATTCATAGTTCCTCCACCAGGAGTAGAAGAGACTTTGATACGTAAGCTGATCGAAGACGGTGGCTTCGTGATGGACGAAGTCACAGACTATGTTAGGATATTCCTTAGGGAAGTCACTGAGAGCAAGCTGAGGTCTTACGTAGTCCCAGTTGGGGGTGATGACATCGATGCCGACCTTCTGAAATACGAGCTAGTTGGAAGAGAGCTAAGGAAGGTGACTGGAAGAGGGAACACGTTGTACATCTTTGGTATGGACACTCTCGTAGATTGGTATGGAGAGAAAGGTGCCTTCACGATGATTAGGATAGCAGCAAATGCTATAAGGAGAGGGCAGCACCTAGGGTTGATGATACTTAAGCCTGGTACTCCGGAGCTATCAAGAGCTGTGGCTGCAGCAGCGGAAGTGCACTTGAAATTGGTTCAAGAGTTTGGTTGCTTGCTTTTATATGGTATTAAGCCTAGGACCCCTATACATGTTGTGGAGTTAGACGTATCAAGTGGATATCCTCAACCTAAGCTAACACCACTTCAATAA
- a CDS encoding molybdenum cofactor biosynthesis protein MoaE yields MALYNDVGIHQKGSISLQDIIEDVKRGPQARRIGCILTFTGVVRGIASNGSEVVKLEYEAYDEAARLKLEEIVRDLKKIQGIVDVRIHHFVGSLSVGEDIVYIVVAAEHREEGFNALREAIERLKSEVPIWKKEHTVSSSYWVGLKGNRL; encoded by the coding sequence ATGGCCCTGTACAATGATGTGGGTATACATCAAAAAGGATCCATAAGCCTCCAAGACATCATAGAAGATGTCAAGAGAGGACCTCAAGCACGTAGGATAGGGTGTATCTTGACCTTTACGGGGGTTGTTAGAGGAATAGCCAGCAATGGCTCTGAAGTTGTTAAATTGGAGTACGAAGCTTACGATGAGGCTGCAAGGTTAAAGCTTGAGGAAATAGTCAGAGACTTAAAGAAGATTCAAGGAATCGTGGACGTGAGGATACATCACTTCGTGGGGTCACTTTCTGTTGGTGAGGACATAGTGTACATAGTTGTCGCTGCTGAGCATAGAGAAGAGGGCTTCAATGCGTTGAGAGAGGCCATAGAGAGATTGAAGAGTGAAGTACCCATATGGAAGAAGGAGCACACAGTAAGTAGCTCTTACTGGGTAGGGCTTAAGGGAAACAGGCTTTAA
- a CDS encoding arcadin 1 yields the protein MEIKFRALVMSKSMYNDPLGGRGIRIELSEERDVPPPVVMSRGEVSDILKDVMPIVSQIIQSLPFTRGGKVMVPRMTLWLSEEEWDKLEPKPDVGDEVEIVISSSKISITTM from the coding sequence ATGGAGATAAAGTTTAGGGCTCTCGTGATGAGCAAGTCCATGTACAACGATCCCCTAGGAGGAAGAGGTATCAGGATTGAGCTGTCTGAAGAGAGGGACGTCCCCCCGCCGGTAGTCATGTCGAGGGGGGAGGTATCCGACATACTCAAGGACGTCATGCCCATAGTCAGCCAGATAATACAATCCCTACCCTTCACTAGGGGAGGTAAAGTTATGGTCCCGAGGATGACCCTATGGCTATCGGAGGAGGAGTGGGATAAATTGGAGCCTAAGCCTGACGTGGGGGACGAGGTTGAGATAGTAATATCTTCCTCTAAGATCTCGATAACCACCATGTAA
- a CDS encoding triphosphoribosyl-dephospho-CoA synthase yields the protein MSLRLKERANDIMVKAQLAALLEVSAYPKPGNVHRLRDRWGKRFEHFVAGSVAIGPAVREAFIRGYRAWLRRDLSFIRVGGLIERAVKDQMRAHSAGNTHLGVIMLFIPIASSLSMWIEEGGEITDVGRTTLEVLKATTSMDSAGLMRAIRLARPSGLGRPPKGLPDALKKWQRIDMTLYEILRASSKWDGVSEELVSGLKTSLRVGLPSLIETYEETKDLNVAIVHCFLSILSHKPDTLIARNVGLAMVPNASIDEAVKLGMYEAKRISERAKEALRAGGLTTNEGRKLVESLDEELEAKGPAYNPGTTADITATSIFLALLSGAKIL from the coding sequence TTGAGCTTGAGGCTTAAGGAGAGGGCTAACGACATCATGGTTAAGGCTCAGCTCGCAGCGCTACTTGAGGTATCAGCCTACCCTAAACCAGGTAACGTTCATAGACTTAGGGATAGATGGGGGAAGAGGTTTGAGCACTTTGTTGCTGGCTCCGTTGCCATAGGTCCAGCTGTCAGAGAGGCCTTCATTAGGGGGTACAGAGCATGGCTTCGAAGAGACTTAAGCTTCATTAGGGTTGGAGGGCTCATAGAAAGGGCTGTTAAAGATCAAATGAGGGCTCATAGCGCTGGGAACACTCACCTTGGGGTGATAATGCTATTCATTCCAATAGCCTCCTCGCTATCTATGTGGATTGAGGAAGGTGGAGAAATAACTGACGTAGGCAGAACAACACTTGAAGTCCTCAAAGCTACGACTTCAATGGACTCGGCCGGCTTAATGAGAGCAATTAGACTTGCAAGGCCTAGCGGATTAGGTAGACCTCCCAAAGGGCTGCCAGATGCCTTAAAAAAGTGGCAAAGGATCGACATGACCCTCTACGAGATTTTGAGGGCTTCATCGAAGTGGGATGGGGTTTCTGAGGAGCTAGTGAGTGGTTTGAAGACGAGCTTGAGGGTAGGGCTTCCATCCTTGATCGAGACGTATGAGGAGACCAAGGACTTAAATGTGGCTATAGTTCATTGCTTCTTAAGCATACTATCTCACAAACCCGATACGTTGATAGCTAGGAATGTTGGATTGGCTATGGTACCTAACGCCTCAATAGACGAAGCTGTTAAGCTCGGTATGTACGAGGCTAAGAGGATATCGGAGAGAGCTAAGGAGGCTCTTAGAGCTGGAGGGCTCACAACGAATGAAGGAAGGAAGCTCGTAGAGAGCTTAGATGAAGAACTCGAGGCTAAGGGGCCTGCTTATAACCCAGGTACCACAGCTGACATAACAGCTACGTCGATATTCTTAGCTTTATTGTCTGGAGCTAAGATTTTGTAA
- a CDS encoding CoA ester lyase has product MKPVLLRSLLFVPGNNWRLIESAKKMIEADAIILDMEDAVPIDDKETARWFIRDAIKELKNAGHFIVIRVNSISSNLLEEDLKFVVQEGVDAIMLPKTESKEDIMKLEEMLKREEELKGLAPISVIPLIESARGVLNACEVASASKRIIALAFGAADYLRDLGLSYFTLSSEEYELLFPRSQLVLAARNAGIAAIDTPYLGLIIDLEGVARESKLALSLGFKGKMCIHPSHVRVINEVFTPSEKEIDLAKRIVEAYERAVKQGLGATSVEGRMIDRATYEQAKELLALIDALRKKGRSA; this is encoded by the coding sequence GTGAAGCCGGTCTTGCTTAGATCGTTGCTATTCGTTCCTGGAAACAATTGGAGGCTAATAGAGAGCGCGAAGAAGATGATCGAAGCGGATGCAATAATCCTGGATATGGAAGACGCCGTCCCCATAGACGATAAGGAGACTGCTCGATGGTTTATCCGCGATGCTATTAAAGAGCTAAAGAATGCGGGGCACTTCATAGTAATTAGGGTCAATAGCATATCGTCGAACTTATTGGAGGAGGACCTTAAGTTTGTTGTGCAGGAGGGAGTTGATGCCATAATGCTGCCAAAAACCGAGTCCAAGGAAGACATTATGAAGTTAGAGGAGATGCTTAAGAGAGAGGAAGAACTTAAGGGCCTAGCTCCGATAAGCGTAATACCGCTAATTGAGAGCGCTCGTGGAGTTTTAAATGCGTGTGAAGTAGCATCAGCGAGCAAGAGGATCATAGCCCTGGCGTTCGGAGCTGCAGACTACCTGAGAGATTTAGGTCTCAGCTATTTCACATTATCCTCCGAAGAGTACGAGCTGCTATTTCCACGATCCCAATTGGTACTGGCGGCCCGAAATGCCGGCATAGCTGCCATAGATACGCCTTACCTAGGCTTAATAATAGACCTCGAAGGCGTTGCTAGAGAATCGAAGCTAGCTTTGAGCTTAGGATTTAAGGGCAAGATGTGTATCCATCCATCGCACGTCAGAGTAATAAATGAAGTGTTCACGCCATCAGAAAAAGAGATCGACTTGGCTAAGAGGATCGTTGAAGCTTACGAGAGAGCCGTGAAGCAAGGCTTGGGAGCAACGTCTGTAGAGGGCAGGATGATTGATAGAGCGACTTACGAGCAGGCTAAGGAACTATTGGCTCTCATTGATGCGTTGAGGAAGAAAGGAAGGAGTGCTTAG
- a CDS encoding CoA-binding protein has product MAILINEKTRVLVQGITGRTGAFGTRAMLEYGTKVVAGVTPGRRGESVWGIPVFNTVKEAIEEVGPIDLSVTFVPAPQVKDAVIEALEAGIKNVVVPAERVPLHDILVMVSKAKAMNARIIGPGSLGLISPGKASAGWIGGARELIEESFRPGNVGVISRSGGGVTTICWLLSQAGLGISTAIHVGTEPIVGTTGAELLREFERDYETHAVVVFGEVGGLMELEMAEVIKKGEYKKPIVFYIAGRMLPSGMRFSHASAIIERKSDTAEYKERLLEEVGAFIAKRPIEIAEITRKLLRR; this is encoded by the coding sequence GTGGCGATACTGATAAATGAGAAGACGAGAGTTCTTGTGCAGGGCATCACTGGCAGGACCGGGGCATTCGGTACAAGAGCTATGCTCGAGTACGGTACAAAGGTCGTCGCCGGGGTCACCCCCGGTCGAAGGGGAGAGAGCGTATGGGGCATCCCGGTCTTCAACACAGTCAAGGAGGCTATAGAGGAGGTAGGCCCCATAGACCTTAGCGTGACGTTCGTTCCGGCCCCCCAAGTGAAGGACGCTGTCATTGAGGCTCTAGAGGCTGGAATTAAGAACGTAGTGGTTCCTGCTGAAAGAGTCCCCTTGCACGACATTCTGGTGATGGTGAGCAAAGCTAAGGCTATGAATGCGAGGATCATCGGCCCAGGATCCCTCGGCCTAATAAGCCCTGGCAAGGCCTCAGCTGGATGGATAGGTGGTGCTAGAGAGCTAATAGAGGAGTCATTTAGGCCAGGCAACGTAGGAGTCATCTCTAGGAGTGGTGGAGGGGTAACGACTATTTGCTGGCTACTATCTCAAGCCGGGTTGGGCATAAGCACGGCCATCCACGTAGGCACAGAGCCCATAGTAGGTACAACGGGGGCCGAGCTTCTACGAGAGTTTGAGAGAGACTATGAAACGCATGCAGTAGTCGTCTTCGGTGAAGTTGGAGGTCTGATGGAGCTTGAGATGGCTGAGGTCATAAAGAAGGGGGAGTACAAGAAACCCATAGTCTTCTACATAGCCGGGAGGATGCTACCATCGGGGATGAGATTCTCGCATGCCAGCGCCATTATAGAGAGGAAGTCTGACACAGCTGAGTACAAAGAGAGACTCCTAGAGGAAGTCGGTGCTTTCATAGCAAAGAGACCTATAGAGATAGCTGAGATCACTAGGAAGTTGTTAAGGAGGTAA
- a CDS encoding acetate--CoA ligase family protein: MVRLYEYQGKRILRDNGVPVPEGYVISSVDDLPAILNKVGKSVALKAQLLTTGRLKAGGIRFATTIDEAISIVSDMLGKEIKGMRVDKVLVEERLEIAKEFFVSITVSDSYKIKGPILLFSTEGGVNIEEVAEKHPEKILTMPIDYLKGIDRIEVKEGIMRLGVPEHLADQLTDFVAKLYDIFKKYDAHTVEVNPLVLTKDGRLLAADCRITIDDSSVYRHPELGIEVPRDIVRPITEFEKVAWKIEESDYRGVCYFMQFVGDINELARGGYVAFHGIGGGACMLASEVLLKRGFKLATYLDTSGNPTAFKVYRGMKVSLSLPGIEGYYLAGAVIANQEQWYHGFAIVKVFREYAKYKPGFPVVILIAGNKEAETHRIIMDGLRDVPLKWELYGRDKVLDIDFITDKFSKLMEDYKKEGVRTIGSIMDFVEARAPSEDELKDYVWFKTSTGGEVYVNLKRCIAPNCGFACVKACRWMGAGALKVKSGKPSLVSRDPEALRRLCSECLACEYYCMTKGGSAIRIVVPVHGLADVVSRYLHLYR, translated from the coding sequence ATGGTCAGGCTCTATGAATATCAAGGAAAGCGTATCTTGAGAGATAATGGCGTCCCAGTACCTGAGGGCTACGTGATCTCTAGCGTAGACGACTTGCCAGCAATCCTAAATAAGGTTGGTAAGAGCGTTGCATTAAAGGCTCAACTACTTACGACTGGGAGGCTTAAAGCCGGTGGCATAAGGTTCGCTACGACCATTGATGAAGCGATATCGATCGTAAGCGACATGCTCGGTAAGGAGATTAAGGGAATGCGTGTTGATAAGGTCTTGGTCGAAGAGAGGCTTGAGATAGCTAAGGAATTCTTCGTAAGCATAACGGTGTCAGACTCTTACAAAATCAAGGGCCCCATCCTCCTCTTCAGCACGGAGGGTGGCGTTAACATTGAGGAGGTGGCGGAGAAGCATCCTGAGAAGATACTCACAATGCCAATAGATTACCTTAAGGGTATTGATAGGATCGAGGTCAAGGAGGGAATTATGAGGTTAGGCGTGCCAGAACACCTAGCCGACCAGCTTACCGACTTCGTAGCAAAGCTTTATGATATATTTAAAAAGTACGATGCACACACCGTAGAAGTCAACCCACTAGTCTTGACGAAAGATGGAAGACTCCTAGCAGCTGACTGCAGGATAACGATTGACGATAGCTCAGTATATAGACACCCTGAATTAGGCATTGAGGTTCCACGCGACATTGTGAGGCCGATAACTGAGTTTGAGAAGGTTGCATGGAAAATAGAGGAGAGCGATTACAGGGGTGTGTGCTATTTCATGCAGTTTGTTGGTGACATTAATGAGCTTGCGAGAGGCGGCTACGTGGCATTTCATGGCATAGGTGGAGGCGCTTGCATGTTAGCTTCTGAGGTTCTCCTCAAGCGAGGCTTTAAATTAGCAACGTACCTTGACACGAGCGGCAACCCAACAGCATTTAAAGTGTATCGAGGCATGAAAGTATCTCTATCGTTGCCGGGCATTGAGGGGTACTACTTAGCTGGAGCGGTAATAGCAAACCAAGAACAGTGGTATCATGGATTTGCCATAGTTAAGGTGTTTAGAGAGTATGCTAAGTACAAGCCGGGATTTCCAGTCGTAATATTGATAGCCGGTAACAAGGAAGCTGAAACTCATAGAATAATAATGGACGGCTTAAGAGATGTCCCGCTGAAGTGGGAGCTCTACGGGAGGGATAAGGTCCTCGACATAGACTTCATAACCGACAAGTTCTCTAAGCTCATGGAGGACTACAAGAAAGAGGGAGTAAGAACCATTGGTAGCATAATGGACTTTGTCGAAGCTAGGGCCCCCTCTGAAGATGAGTTAAAAGACTATGTATGGTTCAAGACATCAACTGGAGGAGAAGTGTACGTGAACCTTAAGAGGTGCATAGCCCCCAATTGCGGCTTTGCGTGCGTCAAGGCGTGTAGGTGGATGGGTGCTGGAGCACTTAAAGTAAAGAGTGGAAAGCCAAGTCTCGTCTCTCGAGATCCCGAAGCCTTACGCAGATTGTGCAGTGAGTGTCTCGCTTGCGAGTACTATTGCATGACCAAGGGGGGTAGTGCCATAAGGATAGTGGTTCCAGTTCACGGTCTTGCGGACGTCGTCAGTAGGTACTTACACTTGTACAGGTGA